A segment of the Arachis hypogaea cultivar Tifrunner chromosome 5, arahy.Tifrunner.gnm2.J5K5, whole genome shotgun sequence genome:
GAACTCCCTTCACCTGCAGCTTCCTTCCGCTTTTTACAACTTCTCTTATTGTGACCAGCCTAATGATAAACGTATTAGTCATAATTTGAACTAGTAATCACATTTATCAATAACTATAGAACAGGACAGAATCTCAACTATAATTGGTTTACCATACCTGGAGGCAATACTTGCAGATAATAGTCCCAATCCTCCTCGTTGTTCTATGAGGGTCACTCTTCTCCTTAGGGCCATCATTTCTCTTGTCTCTCTTGAGTGTAGGTCAACCAATTGGTTTTCTATACCGTGGTGGCAGAATGGGGAGGGTATCAACATCGTGCTCCCAGTACTCCTGGCTTGGAACTGGACGCATAGTAATCTGATAGGCTGCGTTGTATGCACCCATGGTGAGCCAGTTGTGGGCATATTCTTCTGGCCTTCTGTTCTGGTAAGCCAGTGCAGCACAGGCATGTCTACATGGTAAACCTATGATTTTCCATAGTCGACAGCTGCATGTACCTTTGCCAAGATCCACACTTACCTTCGTTGGAAAACAATGCACCTCATACACATTCCCTGCGTCATCTCCAGTAGGCAGAGGCATCCATTTGTTGCTCTCTCGCTTTTCCCTCTCTAATCTGCTCTGTTTGGTTAGTGCTAGTCTTCCGTTGTACCCAACCAAAACTTTTTTGTTCCTAGCCAGAATCCTCATTACGTAGCACCTGACTTCCTCCAACATTGTAATTATCGGCTTACCCCTCATCTTCTTAACCTTGGCATTAAACACCTCGCAGTTGTTGTTAGTGTAGTTGTCCAACTTAGGGTATTCACTGAAATGAGCTCTGCTCCATTGTTTGGGACTAATCTTATGCAGGTACTCCCAAGCCCCAGCATTAATGCTTTTCAGTCTCTCCATGGCAGCATTGAAGTCTTGTGTTGTGGTTGCCTTGGCACAAGACCACATGCACATTTTTAGCTGTAAGTCACTCCATTTCTTGCGAAAGTTTTGCCATATATACATTGCACAGAATCTGTGGTTGGCATTTGGGTAAATCTCTTGTATGGCTGGGATTAGTCCCTATAGTAATTCATTTAAGTAAACAATGCTCAAATTTCAAACAAACCAGAAACAGATTTAAGTATTTAGCTAGACAATTTCCCAGCACTCCAATATCAGTCTCAAAACAAAACAGAGTTGTTTATCATCCTAAACCAGATGCCAAATTCTCAGTAACAGTCTCAGCACACACCATACATATGTCTCATTGACTATTTAGCTAATCCAACAATCATAAACACATCATATCAGCACACAGCATACATATGTCTCATTGACTATTTAGGTAATCCAACAATCCTAAACACATCATATCAGCACACACCATACATATATCATCCTAAACCAGattccaataataaatcatatgtCTCATTGAGTATTTAGCTAATCCAACAATCCAAACACATCAATTTCAGTCTCATTCCGATACAGTTTTCAGCATTAAGCTACTAATGATTAAGCAATGAGATTCCAAATAACATACATAAACCagacacaaaataaataattagccatACCTTATTATACATATATTAAGAGAAAACATCAAAGTCAATAAACACATGAATCAGCCATACATTCTTATAAGTAAATATGCACAAGTACCTTTTGCATATCTGATATGAAGTTAAACCCATTAGCTTAAAAATCTTCCACATCCTCCTGGAGTATCTCCAGAAACCACTTCCAACTTTCTTTGTTCTCTGATTCAACAAATGCGTAGGCAATAGGATAGATATGATTATTTGCGTCCTGTCCTATTGCAGTCAGTAACTGCCCCCCATAGTATCCTCTTATGAAGGTCCCATCCAAACCTATAAAAGTTCGACATCCTCCCACAAACCCCTTCTTGCACGCTTTAAAGCAAACATATATCCTCAGAAAAACTGGATTTGAATCAGGCATGGGATTTGTTTGTATCCTTACTGTCGAACCTGGATTAGTCTTCAATATCTGGTTACCATAATCACGAAGTCGTGCATATTGTGCAATCTCAGAACCTTCAATCCGCTCTTTTGCTTTCTTCATAGATCTATAAATTTTCCTTTCATTGATTAGTACATCATACTCGGATCTGAAGTATTGGTCAGCCTCTCTAACTGTCAAGTTTGGCTGCACTCGAATCCTCtcctccaactcatttatgaccCACTTTCCATCTGCTGACTTACATCGATTGTCCCTACTACATGTATGTTCATTTACGAATGTCTTTACCTGAAAACTTGCTGGAAATGTTCTCTTGGCACAGTATATTTGCCAAGGACACTCCTCATCATAGCATATAGCCTTCGATCTTGTAGAATCACATCGAGCAAAGAATATGCTCCTTCCAATATTGATATTAAACTTTCTGACAGCCTTCCTGAAGTGGCTTAGAGTTTCAAACTCCATCCCAACCTCCAACCGAACCTGGTTAACTGGAGCATCAGGATTGCTCTGAGGAAAAACTGGAGTTTGTTCGGTATCGTCGTCACTTGCTATGCTATGCAATTCCTCTGATTCATAGCAATGATGACCAGGATTTTCATCAgagaaatcatcatcatcaacggGGACGTAGAATGTTGGAGGCTTGTCTGGATCGGGGTTTGGAATGAAAGACTGGCCTGTAGGGGGGCCTCCTAGTTGATCTCCTCTTATTCACCTTTGGCCTTCCCTGAACCTCCTCTGAAGGATTGCTCTGATCATTCTGGGGAGTCCTATTGGTGTCAGAGGGTGGGACTGTCTGAGAGATTGATTGTGAGAGTGGATTCCCATATGGATGAGGGGTGTATTGGGTTAGTTGTTCTGGTTCAAGAGGTGCAGAGACATTGGGTTCAGAAGCAGGGACTGAGTCTGAACAAGCAGTGTGTGTTGGGTGCTGATCTTGTTCAATAGGTGGCTGGGAAGGTTGGGACTGACTTGGTGGTGGTTTATCTGGTATGCCAGGTGTTGGGGGAGGCTGAGAAACCTGTCCTGCCTCAACATATCCTGAGAGTTGTGGGTCTGCTGTCTCCTCTTCCATAGTGATATTGTGGTTTATCTGGGCCTTACTCCTTTTTCGGTCATCCATCCCAACTTGCAGATTACTTACAATATCagcatcatcttcatcttctactACTATCAACCTTCTTTTGGGACTCTTTTTCGGAGTTGGAACCCTTTTAGCACAACGCTTTACTCTCATCTTTGATGGAGTCATGTTATTCTCCTCCACTAACACGGGCTCATCCACCGGATGCTCTGTATATACATTTACTCTGTTACTGTTCTTCACAGCTGCCTCATACATCCTAACTATATCCATGTCAACCTTGAGGTCCCTCAACCCATCATCAAGCCCTTTCCCAGGTTCCAGccagaaaaatttagaaacagatgTATATCCTATGTCCTTCACCAAATTAGATACGAAAAAACCATTCAAGGTATCAACATTAACCCTCTCTATCTCTGTGACTTCACCACCAACATAAGTAAGCTTCCCACACGACCCTCTCTCAAACTGTCCTCTATGATTAATACACAGTGTTATATGGatggtggccattcctgaaaCTGAAATAAACCAACACATTCTAAGATAACAGTGCATGTTACTACATCTAACACAAACCATAAATCAACTACTTCAGCACCTAACAGAAACCCTAAATCAATTAATCAACTAATTTAGCAACTCTCAGCCATGATTTCATATGGTAATGTAATATGTCCAACTAGTCTCAGTgacatttgaaataaattaacacTGGCAATGACATACCTCAGTTCTCTGCCGAGCAAAGGGGGTGACCTCTACACCGTTGGCGACGAAATCCCAGGGTTCGAGCTCCGCTGCCTATTCCTTGCAAGTTCCTCTTCCAGGTTCTCGTTTTGATGGCTCTGTACTGCTCCAAATGCCTTTTCCAACTTCCGAATGACAACGTTGAAAGcagtaacaccctaccacacagagccttacgcttaagtcgtaaagcagaggtggcaaggtattacgacctctaaaaattaaaatacatacttataatagtagaaagaaGATAAtagactaggagccttgaaaaacaaGCTAAACAAATTGATAAACAGAAAATCGTGACACACTCGCATGGATATTCGTAAAACGGACAGGTAAAATCGAAAGATAActgaacacatatatatacatatcagagttccaaaactcagatagcaagctccagactcgacctgcgaagctaagtccgaccagagtatataattatgtttatatacaacccaaaataaaactcaaaccacaaaataaacccctgtatctccaagtcgacctctaggagggacaaaacacaaaatatacaggcggagattctataaacatatatacatagcatAAAACAAAATATGACAGTCCAAAAGACAGTTCTTCGCTCGTACAGAGGATACCCAAATGCTCAACgaggtgtctctcgacctgcatctgaaaaacaacaacatagtatgggatgagaaccggaggttctcagtatggtaaaggtgcccgcatagttaatataaaaggtctcgggaaagccagaggcattcctaaaacttcgacactcagaatcattcttaaggaaaataaactaaaccaaaagttaGGGAAGCTATCTAAGGTATTCTAAttctgaatctaactttaacctaataATTCACGTTCTGTATCCTCTAATCCTCCGAATCATTGGTGGAACTATCCTCTCTCCTCACACCTTCGTCAAGAGGAATTTTCCaaaaaacatacacatacaattcaagcaaagaaaacacagatagagaagcatttacagcaagtagaacaggTAGCAGATAAGTAGAATTTAACAGTTAAACAAACTAAAgcaatgcacacccaaacaaagcaaacaaatgcatatgatgtatgcctgtcctatggctgatgagtctcatctgtcggttatacagccaacccgacaagtcctggtagttaaccattggacagtccctctgtgcgcgcatccccaagctcaataatattccatggagtcaaactccaagctcaaatataatattccatggagtcacactccaagctcaatagtatagtattccatggagttaaactccaagcttaataatattcaatattcatatttatatgcatgcccatgggggaatccagggagttaaagtgcccggtcacatcttgcgacagagggtcaacaaatagtctcaaatacacaagccacataataatctctttcccttttaaaatattacctcaaatcaaactccaattcttaaagaaattttggcaatatcccctctaagactcaaatttctgccacccttcaagggtcccaactatcaaaccaaacacctctcagtcactcaaatcatttccagtaacaaattatttcataatcaaacaaatactaatattaaatcttttttccaaaccgaccaacttcaacagcaaattattgacaacagctaaacctcacattttatactatatacacaatccatcaattatacattcagttcattcctatcttaaggtcttttagcctaagttttcacgtgacattaaacattaactatgagaaaccaaaaccataccttcgtacggaatcaaaatattcaaagcttcggagaagctttctgactgagctatcgaagaagaaaatgtccaGAATCGTCTATGTCTCCTAAAATTCCCGTTGGCCAAACCCAAAGAAAAGATGAGCTATGTCACTGTCAACTTCCACTAATCAAAAATGGTGCCAACGTGTAGAAGAAGAGGT
Coding sequences within it:
- the LOC112804014 gene encoding uncharacterized protein, whose translation is MYIWQNFRKKWSDLQLKMCMWSCAKATTTQDFNAAMERLKSINAGAWEYLHKISPKQWSRAHFSEYPKLDNYTNNNCEVFNAKVKKMRGKPIITMLEEVRCYVMRILARNKKVLVGYNGRLALTKQSRLEREKRESNKWMPLPTGDDAGNVYEVHCFPTKVSVDLGKGTCSCRLWKIIGLPCRHACAALAYQNRRPEEYAHNWLTMGAYNAAYQITMRPVPSQEYWEHDVDTLPILPPRYRKPIG